A genome region from Corvus hawaiiensis isolate bCorHaw1 chromosome 4, bCorHaw1.pri.cur, whole genome shotgun sequence includes the following:
- the LLPH gene encoding protein LLP homolog, with amino-acid sequence MRGWAARPCASVRGGLVCGARGPPSPLPLPSPQDMAKSLRSKWRRKMRAEKRKKNAPKELERLKKILGTKADVIMEEVKEVATVLPPEKVLEQRDDCKMELDNKRNRKTLLDQHGQYPIWMNSRQRKKLKAQRVKGKKKSKSKGLVW; translated from the exons ATGCGCGGGTGGGCAGCGCGGCCCTGCGCGAGTGTGCGTGGCGGCCTCGTGTGCGGTGCGCGCGGCCCGCCCTCACCGCTCCCGCTTCCTTCCCCGCAGGACATGGCGAAGAGCCTGAGGAGCAAATGGAGGAGGAAGATGCGGGCcgagaagaggaagaagaacgCGCCCaaggagctggagaggctgAAGAAGATCCTGGGAACCAAAGCGGATGTCATTATGGAGGAGGTCAAGGAGGTGGCGACCGTCCTGCCCCCCGAGAAAGTCCTGGAGCAGAGAG atgACTGCAAAATGGAGCTGGATAATAAACGAAACAGAAAAACTCTTCTAGACCAGCATGGACAGTACCCAATATGGATGAATTCCAGGCAAAGAAAGAAGCTTAAGGCTCAACgtgttaaagggaaaaaaaaatcaaaatcaaaaggCCTTGTGTGGTAA